From Deltaproteobacteria bacterium, one genomic window encodes:
- a CDS encoding nucleotidyltransferase domain-containing protein, whose translation MESLIQDVARRLAAIDGIVAVVLGGSRARGTAHAESDIDLGIYYHPDRPLDVDALRALARELDTSQTATVTVPGEWGPWINGGAWLQIEGQHVDWLYRDLELVTRTIAQCRAGRHTCDYQPGHPHGFHNHMYMAEVHHCRVLHDPSGALALLKAQTITYPPLLRRVVIERHLFEADFSLMIARKATARADASYVAGCLFRCVACLVQALFALNERYFMNEKGSVALSETFPQRPPDFVRTINAVMAQPGSTAEALTTSVVRLGALVAACQELCAAALRDLPPLPARLRTPRRTSRRR comes from the coding sequence ATGGAATCGCTGATCCAAGATGTGGCCCGCCGTCTCGCTGCGATCGATGGGATCGTCGCCGTCGTACTCGGCGGTTCGCGCGCGCGCGGCACTGCACATGCCGAGTCGGACATCGATCTCGGGATCTACTACCATCCGGATCGTCCGCTCGACGTCGATGCTTTGCGCGCGCTCGCGCGTGAACTCGACACCAGCCAAACCGCGACAGTCACCGTGCCGGGCGAATGGGGTCCGTGGATCAACGGCGGCGCGTGGTTGCAGATCGAGGGCCAGCACGTCGACTGGCTCTATCGCGATCTCGAGTTGGTAACGCGCACCATCGCGCAGTGTCGTGCCGGCCGCCACACGTGCGACTATCAGCCAGGCCATCCGCACGGTTTTCACAACCACATGTACATGGCCGAAGTGCATCACTGTCGCGTGCTGCACGACCCGAGCGGAGCGCTGGCGCTCCTCAAGGCGCAGACGATTACCTACCCGCCGCTGTTGCGGCGTGTGGTGATCGAGCGCCATCTGTTCGAGGCCGACTTCTCGCTGATGATCGCGCGCAAAGCCACCGCGCGCGCCGACGCCTCGTACGTCGCTGGTTGCTTGTTCCGCTGCGTCGCCTGCCTGGTGCAGGCGCTGTTCGCGCTCAACGAGCGCTACTTCATGAATGAAAAGGGCTCGGTGGCGCTCAGCGAGACCTTCCCGCAGCGTCCGCCGGATTTCGTGCGAACCATCAACGCGGTGATGGCGCAGCCGGGAAGCACAGCGGAGGCGTTGACCACTTCGGTCGTTCGACTCGGCGCACTCGTCGCCGCGTGCCAGGAACTATGCGCGGCGGCGCTACGCGATCTGCCGCCGTTGCCGGCTAGACTGCGTACACCGCGTCGCACTTCGCGGCGAAGATGA
- a CDS encoding class I SAM-dependent methyltransferase, whose translation MRPLIDFGVAAADYGRHRPGFPDQFFNHVGRYGIGVAGQHVLDLGTGAGTLARGFALRGCQSTGLDPSPQMLEQAKALDHEAGVVVRYVEAGAEDTGLPGESFEIVCAGQCWHWFDRPRAAAEVTRLLRRGGFALIAYFTYLSEPGGVGAATEALILKHNPTWPFAGSDGRAAGFVDDLTAAGLRHIDTFEFDLDISMTHEAWRGRQRACNGVLTLPTETIAAFDTDLAELLARDYPDPLPVPHRIFGVVARKP comes from the coding sequence ATGCGCCCCCTGATCGACTTCGGCGTCGCCGCCGCTGACTACGGCCGCCACCGGCCGGGATTCCCGGACCAGTTCTTCAATCACGTGGGCCGCTACGGCATCGGGGTCGCTGGCCAGCACGTGCTCGATCTCGGCACCGGGGCCGGCACGCTGGCGCGCGGGTTTGCGCTACGCGGTTGTCAGTCGACCGGGCTCGATCCGTCGCCGCAGATGCTCGAACAGGCCAAGGCGCTCGATCACGAGGCGGGCGTCGTCGTCCGTTACGTCGAAGCCGGCGCAGAAGACACGGGGCTACCGGGCGAGTCATTCGAGATCGTGTGTGCGGGCCAGTGCTGGCACTGGTTCGATCGCCCGCGCGCCGCGGCCGAAGTCACTCGCCTGTTGCGCCGCGGCGGTTTCGCGCTGATCGCGTACTTCACGTATCTGAGTGAGCCAGGCGGTGTGGGCGCCGCCACCGAAGCGCTAATTCTCAAACACAACCCGACCTGGCCGTTCGCCGGCAGCGACGGTCGCGCGGCCGGGTTCGTCGATGACCTCACGGCGGCGGGTTTACGGCACATCGACACGTTCGAGTTCGACCTCGACATCTCGATGACTCACGAGGCGTGGCGCGGCCGGCAGCGCGCCTGCAACGGTGTGCTGACATTGCCGACGGAGACCATCGCCGCGTTCGACACCGATCTTGCGGAGCTATTGGCGCGCGACTATCCCGATCCGCTGCCGGTGCCGCACCGCATCTTCGGCGTGGTGGCGCGGAAACCGTGA
- a CDS encoding CDGSH iron-sulfur domain-containing protein encodes MADIRIKTLKDGPYEVKGAIQLVDAKRADFKLSEDPIYLCRCGQSANKPFCDGTHTKVGFKSEEPAR; translated from the coding sequence ATGGCAGACATCCGAATCAAAACACTCAAGGACGGCCCCTACGAAGTGAAGGGCGCGATTCAGCTCGTCGACGCCAAGCGCGCCGATTTCAAACTCAGCGAAGATCCGATCTACCTCTGTCGCTGCGGCCAGTCGGCGAACAAGCCGTTCTGCGACGGCACGCACACCAAGGTCGGGTTCAAATCGGAAGAGCCAGCGC
- a CDS encoding DUF3995 domain-containing protein: protein MTRFIGILTAGVLFSLSLLHAYWAAGGRWGTGVTIPLRDGKPLFEPSPAATLLVAFLLLSAGLVVLGRLGFWGSALPRWLFVAGSWTLVAVFIGRVVGDFRWFGLFKPTSASAFAWWDTWLYVPLCFFLALGCLIVALSER from the coding sequence GTGACGCGCTTCATCGGCATTTTGACCGCTGGCGTTCTCTTCTCGCTGAGTCTTTTGCATGCGTACTGGGCCGCAGGCGGCCGATGGGGGACGGGTGTGACGATTCCGCTGCGCGACGGCAAGCCGCTGTTCGAGCCATCGCCGGCTGCAACGCTGCTCGTTGCGTTTCTACTCCTGTCTGCCGGCCTGGTGGTGTTGGGCCGACTCGGATTCTGGGGTAGCGCGCTACCGCGCTGGCTATTCGTCGCTGGAAGCTGGACGCTCGTCGCCGTCTTCATCGGCCGCGTCGTCGGCGACTTCAGGTGGTTCGGTCTATTCAAGCCGACGAGCGCGAGCGCCTTCGCCTGGTGGGATACGTGGCTCTACGTGCCGCTCTGCTTCTTCCTCGCTCTCGGGTGCCTGATCGTCGCCTTGAGCGAACGATGA
- a CDS encoding glutamyl-tRNA reductase: protein MAQDIVIVGVNHRSAPVEIRERLALADGQLDDAHRRLLALGPIKEAVLLCTCNRVEVVAYADDASAALDGIAAFLAEEQRMPRDHIEQHLYRYQGRAAVQHLFRVAASLDSMVVGEPQILGQLKEFYARAAALGAVQTVLHRCFHKSFSTAKRIRTETGIASKAVSVSSAAVELARNIFDRLEDKSAMLIGAGEMSELAARHLLSAGVGTLIVTNRTFDRAVELAREFGGTPVPFEHFPRYLHLADVVIGSTAAPQHVLTPALIHEALRERKQRGMFLIDLSVPRSFDPAINDIDNVYLYDIDDLGDISEDNLAERQREAGKAELIVEAEVTGFWEWLTRLDAKPTIVALRERVEDIRRREVEKTVSALKDLTPRQREAIDALTSAIINKILHAPVTHLKRPDAESEMFYIDAARRLFDLGDPENKDDK from the coding sequence ATGGCGCAGGACATTGTCATTGTCGGCGTGAATCATCGCAGCGCGCCGGTGGAGATCCGCGAACGGCTGGCGCTGGCCGACGGTCAGCTCGACGACGCCCATCGCCGTCTACTCGCGCTCGGACCGATCAAGGAAGCCGTGCTGCTGTGTACCTGCAATCGAGTCGAGGTCGTCGCCTACGCCGACGATGCGTCCGCCGCGTTGGACGGCATCGCCGCGTTCCTCGCCGAGGAACAGCGCATGCCGCGCGACCACATCGAGCAACACCTCTACCGCTATCAAGGGCGCGCCGCGGTGCAGCACCTGTTTCGCGTCGCCGCCAGCCTCGATTCGATGGTCGTCGGCGAACCGCAGATCCTCGGTCAACTCAAGGAGTTCTACGCGCGCGCGGCCGCGCTCGGCGCGGTGCAGACCGTCTTGCACCGCTGTTTTCACAAGTCGTTCTCGACCGCCAAGCGCATCCGCACCGAAACCGGCATCGCCAGCAAGGCCGTGTCGGTCAGCTCCGCCGCCGTCGAACTCGCCCGCAATATCTTCGATCGCCTCGAAGACAAGTCCGCGATGTTGATCGGCGCCGGCGAGATGAGCGAGCTGGCCGCGCGTCACCTGCTCTCCGCTGGGGTTGGCACTTTGATCGTCACCAACCGCACGTTCGACCGCGCCGTCGAGCTGGCGCGCGAGTTCGGCGGGACACCGGTGCCGTTCGAACATTTTCCGCGCTACTTGCACCTGGCCGACGTCGTCATTGGTTCGACCGCGGCGCCGCAGCACGTCCTGACACCGGCGCTGATCCACGAGGCCTTGCGCGAGCGCAAGCAGCGCGGCATGTTCCTCATCGATCTGAGCGTGCCGCGTTCGTTCGATCCGGCCATCAACGACATCGACAACGTCTACCTCTACGACATCGACGACCTCGGCGACATCAGCGAGGACAATCTCGCCGAGCGCCAACGCGAAGCCGGCAAGGCCGAGCTGATCGTCGAAGCCGAGGTCACCGGCTTCTGGGAATGGCTCACGCGCCTCGACGCCAAGCCCACCATCGTCGCGTTGCGCGAGCGGGTCGAAGACATCCGTCGCCGCGAGGTCGAGAAGACCGTGTCGGCGCTGAAGGACCTTACCCCGCGCCAGCGCGAGGCCATCGACGCCCTGACCTCCGCCATCATCAACAAGATCCTTCACGCACCCGTCACACATCTCAAGCGCCCCGACGCTGAGTCGGAGATGTTCTACATCGACGCCGCGCGCCGCCTCTTCGACCTCGGCGATCCGGAAAACAAGGACGACAAGTGA
- a CDS encoding NUDIX domain-containing protein: protein MKGHLISAGCLVTRRGERGIQVLLVHPRGATFKQPLFGIPKGLVESDETAEVTALRETLEETGLRVRLQASLGNVRQKSGKIVFAFWATVEPESESGIDAQGRCLAHDSENNVCRFYSIEKAAELMIPAQREFLARLPDAATS, encoded by the coding sequence ATGAAGGGCCACCTCATCTCTGCCGGTTGTCTGGTGACCCGACGCGGCGAGCGGGGCATCCAGGTATTGCTCGTGCATCCGCGTGGCGCGACGTTCAAGCAGCCGTTGTTTGGAATTCCGAAGGGACTCGTCGAGTCCGACGAAACCGCCGAAGTCACGGCATTGCGGGAGACGCTCGAAGAAACCGGACTGCGCGTTCGCCTGCAAGCGTCGCTGGGTAACGTGCGGCAGAAATCCGGGAAGATCGTCTTCGCGTTCTGGGCTACGGTCGAACCCGAGAGCGAGTCCGGCATCGACGCCCAGGGCCGCTGCCTCGCGCACGACAGCGAGAACAACGTCTGCCGTTTCTATTCGATCGAAAAGGCCGCCGAGTTGATGATCCCAGCCCAGCGTGAGTTCCTGGCTCGACTGCCGGACGCGGCGACAAGTTGA
- the hemB gene encoding porphobilinogen synthase produces the protein MEFPALRMRRLRQNETLRRMVRETRLSVDNLIMPLFIVPGTRVANPVGSMPGIAQLSVDRAVEECKAIRDLGIPAVILFGIPEQKDATGSGAYSERGVVQEALRAIKEAVPGLLLITDVCLCEYTDHGHCGIIVEGDVDNDSTLDLLAKEALSHVKAGADMVAPSDMMDGRVGAIRELLDDEGFDQVPIMAYAAKFASGFYGPFREAAESTPQFGDRRSYQMDPPNALEALREVALDLDEGADIVMVKPALPYLDLIWRVKQEFGYPVAAYNVSGEYAMIKAAAQNGWLDEERVMMESLIAIRRAGADMILTYFAKDAARVLARR, from the coding sequence ATGGAATTCCCCGCCCTTCGGATGCGCCGACTGCGCCAGAACGAAACCCTGCGCCGCATGGTGCGCGAAACGCGGCTGAGCGTCGACAATCTCATCATGCCGCTGTTCATCGTACCCGGCACGCGCGTCGCCAATCCGGTCGGCAGCATGCCGGGCATCGCGCAGTTGTCCGTCGATCGCGCGGTCGAGGAGTGCAAGGCGATCCGCGATCTCGGCATTCCGGCGGTGATCCTGTTCGGCATTCCGGAACAAAAGGACGCGACCGGCTCCGGCGCCTACAGCGAGCGCGGCGTGGTGCAAGAAGCCTTGCGCGCGATCAAGGAAGCCGTGCCCGGCTTGCTGCTCATCACCGACGTCTGCCTGTGCGAGTACACCGATCACGGCCACTGCGGGATCATCGTCGAAGGCGACGTCGACAATGACTCGACGCTCGATCTGCTCGCGAAGGAAGCGCTGTCGCACGTGAAGGCGGGCGCCGACATGGTGGCGCCGTCCGATATGATGGACGGTCGTGTCGGCGCGATCCGCGAGTTACTCGATGACGAAGGCTTCGATCAGGTGCCGATCATGGCGTACGCGGCGAAGTTTGCGTCGGGATTCTACGGACCGTTTCGCGAGGCCGCCGAGTCGACGCCGCAATTCGGCGATCGCCGCTCGTATCAGATGGACCCGCCCAACGCGCTGGAAGCGCTGCGCGAAGTCGCGCTCGACCTCGACGAGGGCGCCGACATTGTGATGGTGAAGCCGGCGTTGCCGTATCTCGATCTAATCTGGCGGGTGAAACAAGAGTTCGGCTACCCAGTGGCCGCGTACAACGTCAGCGGCGAGTACGCGATGATCAAAGCCGCCGCGCAAAACGGCTGGCTCGACGAAGAGCGCGTGATGATGGAAAGCCTGATCGCCATCCGCCGCGCCGGCGCCGACATGATCCTCACGTATTTCGCCAAGGACGCAGCGCGCGTCTTGGCGCGCCGTTAG
- the cobA gene encoding uroporphyrinogen-III C-methyltransferase encodes MSSQATSPGIVYLVGAGPGDPGLLTLTGRRCLERADVVIYDYLANPGLLDYAPPTAERVLAGKHGGGTRVEQAYLNQMLIAHARAGRTVVRLKGGDPFLFGRGGEEAEALAAAGIAFEVVPGVSAAIAVPAYAGIPLTHREMASSVTILTGYEYPDKPEMAVHWDAVARRGGTLVFLMTTRQLDANMNKLLAAGIDPTTPAAVIRWGTRAEHATVVGTVATIARLATTQHLQPPALAVVGDVVRLREQLNWYERKPLFGRRVVVTRPRAQAAGFIEALSAAGAEVIPCPTIEIVPPASWQPFDDAVEHIDAFDWLVFTSVNGVEMFFARLRALRRDIRALHRARLAAVGPQTAEALAARGLLVDVMPAEFRAEGVAEAMRANGVAGQRILLARAAAARDVLPVMLREAGATVEEVASYQTVRPHTDMTELHRLLHDGAIDLVTFTSSSTVRNFLALLGHDAAALLGRTPIGCIGPITADTVRAAGLSVAIQPTAYTIPAFTAAIISHFSRSLE; translated from the coding sequence ATGAGTTCCCAGGCCACATCGCCGGGCATCGTCTATCTGGTCGGCGCGGGACCGGGCGATCCCGGATTGCTGACGCTCACCGGCCGCCGCTGCCTCGAACGCGCCGACGTCGTCATCTACGACTACCTTGCCAATCCCGGCTTGCTTGACTACGCGCCGCCGACGGCAGAGCGCGTTCTCGCCGGCAAACACGGCGGCGGCACGCGCGTCGAGCAAGCGTATCTTAACCAGATGCTGATTGCGCATGCTCGCGCCGGGCGTACCGTCGTGCGACTCAAGGGCGGCGATCCGTTCTTGTTCGGTCGTGGCGGTGAGGAAGCCGAGGCGCTGGCCGCTGCCGGGATCGCCTTCGAAGTCGTGCCCGGCGTCAGCGCCGCCATCGCCGTTCCCGCGTATGCCGGCATTCCGCTGACCCATCGCGAGATGGCCTCCAGCGTCACCATTCTCACCGGCTACGAATACCCTGACAAACCCGAGATGGCCGTGCACTGGGACGCGGTCGCGCGGCGCGGTGGCACGCTGGTATTCCTGATGACGACGCGCCAGCTCGACGCCAACATGAACAAGCTCCTCGCAGCGGGCATCGACCCGACGACGCCGGCCGCCGTGATTCGCTGGGGCACGCGAGCCGAGCACGCCACCGTCGTCGGCACGGTGGCCACCATCGCACGGCTCGCGACAACTCAGCATCTCCAACCGCCGGCGTTGGCTGTGGTCGGCGATGTCGTGCGCCTGCGCGAGCAACTCAATTGGTACGAGCGCAAGCCGCTGTTCGGTCGTCGCGTGGTGGTGACGCGTCCGCGCGCACAAGCCGCGGGCTTCATCGAAGCGCTGTCGGCCGCAGGTGCCGAGGTCATCCCCTGCCCTACGATCGAGATCGTGCCGCCGGCGTCGTGGCAACCGTTCGACGACGCGGTCGAGCACATCGATGCGTTCGATTGGCTGGTGTTCACTAGCGTCAACGGCGTCGAGATGTTCTTCGCACGACTGCGGGCGTTGCGGCGGGACATACGCGCCCTCCATCGCGCACGCCTCGCCGCCGTCGGACCGCAGACCGCGGAAGCATTGGCGGCACGCGGGCTACTCGTCGACGTGATGCCGGCCGAGTTTCGCGCCGAGGGCGTGGCTGAGGCGATGCGCGCGAACGGCGTGGCGGGCCAACGCATCCTCCTCGCGCGCGCCGCCGCCGCTCGCGATGTCCTCCCCGTCATGCTGCGCGAGGCCGGCGCGACGGTCGAGGAAGTCGCGAGTTACCAAACCGTCCGCCCTCATACCGACATGACCGAGTTGCACCGCCTGCTGCACGACGGCGCCATCGATTTGGTTACGTTTACCAGCTCGAGCACGGTGCGGAACTTCCTCGCCTTACTCGGTCACGACGCCGCGGCGTTGCTCGGTCGTACCCCGATTGGCTGCATCGGCCCCATCACCGCCGATACCGTGCGCGCGGCCGGCTTGTCGGTTGCGATTCAACCGACAGCGTATACGATCCCGGCGTTCACCGCGGCCATCATCTCTCATTTCAGCCGTTCATTGGAGTGA
- a CDS encoding 4a-hydroxytetrahydrobiopterin dehydratase, with the protein MSELAKMNCVPCKGGVPPLKGAELEPLRAQIDSDWTVIDEHHLSRLYRFKSFAPALEFVNRVGAIAEAQNHHPDIYLAWGRVRIEIWTHKINGLTESDFIFAAKCDAVYAV; encoded by the coding sequence ATGTCGGAACTCGCGAAGATGAACTGCGTCCCGTGCAAAGGCGGCGTGCCGCCGTTGAAGGGCGCCGAGCTGGAACCGTTGCGCGCGCAGATCGATTCGGACTGGACGGTGATCGATGAGCATCACTTGTCGCGTTTGTATCGCTTTAAGTCCTTCGCGCCGGCGCTCGAGTTCGTCAATCGCGTCGGCGCCATCGCCGAAGCGCAAAACCATCATCCCGATATCTACCTCGCGTGGGGCCGCGTGCGCATCGAGATCTGGACGCATAAGATTAACGGCTTGACCGAGAGTGACTTCATCTTCGCCGCGAAGTGCGACGCGGTGTACGCAGTCTAG
- the hemC gene encoding hydroxymethylbilane synthase produces the protein MNYFLRIGTRGSALALAQARWTQQAIESHTSRPTAKLVTITTSGDRFVDRSLSSIGGKGLFVKEIEEALRDRRIDCAVHSMKDLPGELAPGLTIAAVPARADARDVALTRGGAPLAALPAGARVGTSSLRRMALIHALHPTLDVVSLRGNVDTRLRKFDAGEFDAIILAAAGLQRLGLTRADAQPLDPRLFVPAVGQGALAIETRADDVPDEVAALDHASTRIATDAERAFLRHIGGSCHTPLAAYATIDGDQLHLAAMIASPDGERVLRSERRGTTREAAALGVALADELLARGGADILRALQTNA, from the coding sequence GTGAACTACTTCCTCCGCATCGGCACACGCGGCAGCGCCCTCGCGCTCGCGCAGGCGCGCTGGACGCAACAGGCGATCGAATCGCACACATCGCGACCGACGGCAAAGCTGGTGACGATCACCACCTCGGGCGATCGATTCGTCGACCGCTCACTGTCGAGCATCGGCGGGAAGGGCCTGTTCGTGAAGGAAATCGAAGAGGCATTGCGCGATCGCCGCATCGATTGCGCGGTCCACTCGATGAAGGACTTGCCGGGCGAGTTGGCTCCCGGACTCACCATCGCCGCTGTACCGGCACGTGCCGACGCGCGCGACGTCGCACTCACGCGCGGCGGCGCACCCCTCGCTGCGCTGCCCGCCGGTGCGCGAGTCGGCACCAGCAGCTTGCGCCGCATGGCACTCATTCACGCGTTGCACCCGACCCTCGACGTCGTATCGTTGCGCGGCAACGTCGACACCCGGCTGCGTAAATTCGACGCGGGCGAGTTCGACGCGATCATCCTCGCCGCGGCCGGCTTGCAGCGCCTCGGGCTGACGCGGGCGGATGCGCAGCCGCTCGACCCACGGCTCTTCGTTCCCGCAGTCGGTCAAGGTGCACTCGCCATCGAGACGCGTGCCGATGACGTGCCCGACGAGGTTGCCGCGCTCGATCATGCTTCGACACGCATCGCTACCGACGCGGAGCGTGCGTTCCTGCGGCACATCGGCGGCAGCTGCCACACTCCGCTTGCCGCATACGCCACGATCGACGGTGATCAACTTCACCTCGCCGCGATGATCGCCAGCCCGGATGGCGAGCGCGTGTTGCGCAGCGAGCGCCGGGGCACAACCAGGGAAGCCGCCGCACTCGGTGTCGCGCTCGCCGACGAACTGCTGGCACGCGGCGGCGCCGACATCCTCCGCGCGCTCCAGACCAACGCATGA
- a CDS encoding deiodinase, whose translation MHRRFGDRIAFFVVYIREAHPTNEWQVESNEQEHVLFEQPTTLDQRTDVAQACALRLDISIPTLIDDMENSTDLKYYALPDRLYLIDRDGRVAYRGAPGPFGFIAAELEKAIEELLSASSRP comes from the coding sequence CTGCATCGGCGCTTCGGCGATCGCATCGCCTTCTTCGTCGTCTACATTCGCGAGGCGCATCCGACCAACGAGTGGCAAGTCGAGAGCAATGAGCAGGAGCATGTACTGTTCGAGCAACCGACCACGCTCGACCAACGAACTGACGTGGCGCAAGCCTGTGCGCTGCGTTTGGACATCTCGATCCCGACGCTCATCGACGACATGGAGAACTCAACCGATCTGAAGTACTACGCCTTGCCCGATCGCTTGTACCTGATTGATCGTGACGGACGCGTGGCCTACCGCGGCGCGCCCGGCCCGTTCGGATTCATCGCCGCCGAGTTGGAGAAAGCGATCGAGGAACTCCTCTCCGCATCGTCTCGACCGTGA
- a CDS encoding type II toxin-antitoxin system Phd/YefM family antitoxin: MKAVALSELRYDLSRYLRQAAKEEIVITRRGKAAGILIGFDTDDDWFDYRLENDPRFLDRAAAARSSLRSGRGVRLENLDEGGRSSSAAAPDRSQRRVSPKTATSRRGPRPVTS; this comes from the coding sequence ATGAAGGCAGTCGCACTGTCCGAACTCAGGTACGACCTTTCACGCTACCTGCGTCAGGCAGCGAAGGAAGAAATCGTGATCACCCGGCGCGGCAAGGCCGCCGGCATCTTGATCGGCTTCGACACCGACGATGACTGGTTCGACTACCGTCTCGAAAACGATCCGCGCTTCCTCGATCGCGCCGCTGCGGCCCGGTCCAGTCTGCGCAGCGGACGCGGTGTGCGGCTTGAGAATCTCGACGAAGGGGGCAGGTCCAGTTCCGCCGCGGCACCGGACCGCAGCCAGAGGCGCGTTTCGCCCAAGACCGCTACGTCACGTCGTGGCCCGCGGCCGGTAACTTCTTGA
- a CDS encoding MBL fold metallo-hydrolase, whose product MLRKILIGLGALLSVVLVVVAWAWWTVGQIAVQRVTDDLYMMTGVGGNVGVLVTGNGVVVVDTMTFARQGDAIRARIREITDKPVSIVINTHYHMDHTHGNPAFPPGTKVIATDNTLKHLRERDADYWRDAPARDLLPNDTFETERELTVGGKTIRLFHPGRGHTDGDLVVEFVAEHTIHTGDLYFNGRFPNIDLDSGGSVKEWDATLAAVAARDFERVIPGHGDLSDRAGLLRFQEFMRAVWSGTKADVDRGGTLADAQQVDLSRFDMHTIWFAPYLNQNFVVKRAYEEATGKKQ is encoded by the coding sequence ATGCTGCGCAAGATTCTGATCGGACTTGGGGCGCTTCTCAGCGTGGTGCTCGTTGTCGTGGCGTGGGCCTGGTGGACCGTGGGGCAGATCGCTGTGCAGCGCGTTACCGATGACCTCTACATGATGACGGGTGTCGGCGGGAACGTTGGCGTGCTCGTGACCGGGAACGGCGTGGTGGTGGTCGACACGATGACTTTCGCGCGCCAGGGCGACGCCATCCGTGCCCGCATTCGTGAAATCACCGACAAGCCGGTGTCGATCGTGATCAACACCCACTACCACATGGATCACACGCACGGGAATCCGGCCTTCCCACCAGGCACCAAGGTGATCGCCACCGACAACACCCTCAAACACTTGCGCGAGCGCGATGCCGACTACTGGCGTGATGCGCCGGCGCGCGACCTGTTGCCCAACGACACGTTCGAGACCGAGCGCGAGCTGACCGTCGGCGGTAAGACGATTCGCCTGTTCCATCCCGGCCGTGGTCACACCGACGGCGACCTGGTGGTGGAGTTCGTCGCCGAGCACACGATCCACACCGGCGATCTCTACTTCAACGGCCGCTTCCCCAACATCGATCTCGACTCCGGCGGCTCGGTGAAGGAGTGGGACGCGACATTGGCGGCGGTGGCGGCGCGCGATTTCGAGCGCGTGATCCCGGGCCACGGCGATCTGTCCGACCGCGCCGGCTTGCTGCGCTTTCAGGAATTCATGCGCGCGGTGTGGAGCGGCACCAAGGCCGACGTCGATCGCGGCGGCACGCTGGCCGACGCGCAGCAAGTCGATCTCTCGCGCTTCGACATGCACACGATCTGGTTTGCGCCCTACCTCAACCAGAACTTCGTCGTGAAGCGCGCGTACGAAGAGGCAACGGGGAAGAAGCAGTAG
- a CDS encoding tetratricopeptide repeat protein yields MSEWVFDTTDSRFETDVVERSKRVPVVIDFWAPWCGPCRTLGPLLERLAEEHAGAFVLAKVNVDENPGLAQGFGANSIPMVLGLRDGQVVSEFVGALPEAGVRDFLARVLPSAADTLAAEALVLRAAGQLDESEAAFHRALELDPRCDRALVGLAHIHADRQQDDDALALLDRVAPGTPARNDADRLAAAIRIQQVGGADEATLRIKVNADPKDLESRFTLAQVLAAAARYDEALDMYLEIVKRDRRFRDDAARKAMLDIYELLGPDNEIVDRSRGALASVLFR; encoded by the coding sequence ATGAGCGAGTGGGTTTTCGATACAACGGACAGCCGTTTCGAAACGGATGTCGTCGAGCGCTCGAAACGAGTGCCGGTGGTCATCGACTTCTGGGCGCCATGGTGCGGGCCGTGCCGCACGCTGGGGCCGCTGCTCGAACGCCTCGCCGAAGAACACGCGGGAGCGTTTGTGCTCGCCAAGGTGAACGTCGACGAAAATCCCGGCCTGGCGCAGGGCTTCGGCGCCAACAGCATTCCGATGGTACTCGGGCTGCGCGACGGGCAAGTGGTGTCCGAATTTGTCGGCGCGTTGCCCGAAGCCGGCGTGCGCGATTTCCTCGCGCGCGTGCTGCCGAGCGCGGCGGACACACTCGCTGCGGAAGCCCTCGTGCTGCGAGCGGCCGGGCAACTCGACGAATCCGAGGCCGCGTTTCATCGCGCCCTTGAACTCGACCCGCGCTGCGATCGCGCGTTGGTCGGACTCGCCCACATCCACGCCGATCGACAGCAAGACGACGACGCGCTGGCGCTGCTCGATCGCGTGGCGCCCGGCACACCGGCGCGCAACGACGCAGACCGGTTGGCGGCGGCGATTCGCATCCAGCAAGTCGGCGGTGCGGACGAGGCAACGCTGCGCATCAAGGTCAACGCCGACCCCAAGGATCTGGAGAGCCGCTTCACCTTGGCGCAGGTTCTGGCGGCCGCGGCGCGCTACGACGAAGCGCTCGACATGTATCTGGAGATCGTCAAACGCGACCGCCGCTTCCGCGACGACGCCGCCCGCAAAGCGATGCTCGACATCTACGAACTGCTCGGACCCGACAACGAGATCGTCGACCGCTCGCGCGGGGCGCTTGCCAGCGTGTTGTTCAGGTGA